The window TCACGACGGTCAAAGACCCCGACTACTTTAAACAGCAATTGGAGGAAATTTACGCGACCGAGCACGACGGTTTTGCCCCGGACATCGAGGAAGAAATCGAAAAGGTCGAATGGTGCGATCTCATGATTTGGCAATTTCCGTTGTGGTGGTTTGGTCTGCCCGGGGTGTTCAAAGGTTGGGTAGACCGCGTGTTCGCGATGGGACGTACGTATGGCATGGGGCACATTTACGAGACCGGCAAGTTTCGCGGAAAACGCGCCCTGCTGTCGCTAACCACCGGGGGCGGGGCAGAGCATTACGTTAAGGGCGGATTCAACGGCGATATCGCCGCCATCCTTCGCCCGATCCATCGCGGGATGCTTCAGTTCACCGGCTTCGATGTGCTTGCGCCGCACATCGTCTACGGACCGGTCCGGCTATCCGATGAGGACCGGGCCAGGCATTTGCAGGAGTATGCCGAGCGTTTGCGGCATATTGAAGAGGAAGAATGCATCGAGGTGGGTGCTTACTGACCGGCGCGTGCGTGTCTATTCTCATCTGCAGAGTGCGTGCTTCTAATTCACACAAGAAGACTACTACATCTCGCGTGATTCGGAACCCTACCAGTAGCCAGCTAACTCGTACGCGATGCCTTCCGGCTCGTTATACATCAGCGTGAAGCCGGCGCCATTTGATGCTCGGGGTCCTCTATACCCTATCGAACCGTCTGGCGCTTTCCAGCCCAGACTGGCGATCTGCCTGTTAACAAATTCGAGTTCATCGTTCGGCTTCGGCGATTCACGCGGATTCTTTGCTTCCTTGCCGCGTTCGCTCCACTGGCGCTCAAAGAATTCGTCCAGATTTTGCTTGCTTATCGAGAATTTGGCGCAGAATCCCTCCGGATACTTGTCGATGGTGATGTTGGTCGCCGTATCCGGTAGGTAACGCTCGACACGGAAGTCTTTCACGGACAGAAAATCCGGATACGTAAACACGCCAAAGCGATATGGGTCGATGATTGTCTGAACACCGATGCAGCACGGGATAAACAGCAGGATACAAATGCCCGTTCCGATGGTGAGAGCGCGCATCCCCTTCTTGTAATACCTTTGCACGGCAATTGTAGATACGATGAGAACGACAAGAAGAAGCCAAAATGTGATTTTTGCCGGGAGCACAAGGGGCCAGAGCATAAGGCTTCCTCCGATACGATTGGCTTCGCTCTTGCTGTGGTGACGGCCACCAGCAAGTCTCCTTATCGTAGGTTTCCTGTTGAGGGATTCTCAATAGGCTTTTTGGTTGTGTAGAATTTGTCAGGATAGTTCCGGGCACGTGCCCCGGCATTGTCTCTGAATACGTTGCTGCAAGGTTAAGTTCGAATTCTGACTGTTTTAACCGTGGAGGAAGACTTGTGAAGAACCGTGTCCTGACGCTTGCGAAGACGGCGTTTGCCGTCGCTTTTGTCCTTGGCTTGACGCTTCTGTCGACGGGATGCCCGATTATCAAGCCGATCGAGCGCTAGAGTAATTTTTCTGCAGCGATTCGATTGAGGCGAGGAAGAGGAACGCGCTGCCGCCTTCTGGAAAGACGGCAGCGCGCTGTTAATTCAGAAGGTCTCGCTACACGCACGACGCGCACGGTAGCAATACCGGGTAGTCGGTGTACCCGACCGGGCCGCTGCCGTAAAACGTTTCGGGCTGGGGATCGTTCAGCAAGGAGTCAAGCTTGAACCGGTGCACCAAATCCGGATTGGCGATGAACTGCTTGCCAAACGCAACCGCGTCGGCCTCGCCTGCATTGATAGTCTCTTCCGCGCTCGCACGGGTAAATCCTTCGTTGACGATATACGCTCCGCCAAACGCCGCCTTCAGTTGCGGCCCGAGACTGTCTTCGCGGCGCGCCTCGCGAGCGCACAGGAACGCCAGCTTACGCTTGCCAAGTTCACGCGCGACGTAGGTGAATGTGGACTTCGGATCGGAGTCGCCCATCGAGTGCGCGTCGCCGCGCGGGGCAATGTGCATGCCGACTCGCCCCGGCCCCCACACCGAAACAACCGCGTCGGCGACTTCGAGCATGAGGCGTGCGCGGTTCTCAATTGGGCCGCCGTATTCGTCTGTGCGGTGATTCGTGCTGTCTTGTAAGAACTGATCAAGCAGGTAACCGTTGGCTCCGTGAATTTCCACGCCGTCAAACCCAGCGGCCTTGGCATTCTCCGCACCCTTTCGATATGCCTCCACGATGGCCGGGATCTCACTCAACTCAAGCGCACGCGGCGTCACGAACGGCTTCTCTGGTCTCACAAGGCTGACGTGCCCTGAGGGAGCGATGGCACTCGGCGCGACAGGCAATTCGCCGTTGAGGTAAATGGGATCCGAGATGCGTCCCACGTGCCACAGTTGCAATATGATCCGGCCGCCCTTCTCATGCACGGCTTTCGTAATCGACTTCCATCCTTCGACCTGCTCCTGCGACCAGATGCCGGGCGTATCGGGATATCCAACTCCCATTGGAGTTACTGATGTGGCTTCACTGATGATAAGTCCGGCGGTCGCGCGTTGTGCGTAGTACTCGGCCATGAGCGCGTTGGGTACGCGCCCTTCGCTCGCGCGGCAACGTGTCAATGGCGCCATGACAATGCGGTTAGGAAGGTGAAAGTCGCCAAGTTGGACCGGGTCGAAAAGTACGGACATAGCTGATTCCTCGCTGGTGGTTTAATGTTCAATCCGAATAGACGCTTTAGAGTTCGCCCTTCATGTGCGAGAGAAACTCCTTAATCGTCTTCTCGTTGCGTTTATAGAAGATCCACTGGCCCATACGCGTCGCGGTAACAAGGCCCGCCCGCTGGAGCGTCGCCAAGTGCGTCGATACCGTGCTCTGCGACAAGTCGGAACGCTCGAAGATCTTGCCCATGCACACGCCGTCCTTAAGCGGATGCGTTTGGTCCGCAAAATGCCGCTCCGGTTCCTTCAACCACGCCAGAATCTCGCGGCGGGCCGGATTGGCCAGGGCCTTCAGAATTTCGTCGACGTTCATACCTGCCTCTATCTTCAGCGGGCACACCACGTTATGTGGCGCCGCATTTCTGTATTTCGAGAAGTCTCGAAATGTCGATATACCACGTAACATGCAGTCTATGCAAGCTATTCCCGGCTCGCCTACGCCCCGGCACGCATCCGTTGCGGAATGCGCCGTGCCGGGCCATACTGGTCGCGCGACCGATTCGTACACACTGCCTGCGGAGATTCAGATTCATGCGGTCAATCACTCTCATCGTTTTCCTCCTTCTTGCGAACGCATCTCCAGCCGCGACGCAGGAGGGCGCGATTCCCCGAAAGGAATTGCAGCAACAATTCGCAAGCCCCCCCGTGGATTGCTGGCCGCGAACGCGATGGTGGTGGATGGGAAACGCGATGACCAAAGACGATATCGAGTGGCAATTGCGCCAGATGAAGGACCACGGCATCGGCGGCGTCGAGCAAATCACGATGGAAGAAGTCTACGAGCGCGGAAACTTCGCGTACCTTTCTCCACAGTATCTCGAACAGATCAAGCACATGGTTTCCGTGGCAAAATCGCTGGACATGAGCGTTTCGTTCAATTTTGGCGGACCCGGCTGGGTCTTTGGCGGCGATTGGATTCCACCGGACGATCAGAACCAGTGCCTTATTTCCAGCGCGTTGGAAGTGGATGGTCCCGCCTCGCTCACGGAGCCGCTCTCACTCGCTGTGACCATCAATCCGTTGGATGTCCCACGATCCGTGCGCCAAGTTGGACCGGAGGACCGCCTGCTGGCTGTGGTCGCCGGTCGAGTTGAAGACGGAAAGCTGTCATCGGCATCCCTCGTGGATATCACTGCAAACGCTTCCGGCCGCACGATTGCGTGGCAAGTCCCCGAAGGACATTGGCGCATCATGGCCTTTTGGCTCACGCGCGTGGAAGACGGCGTGGTCGATCATCTGAATAGGGCCGCCATGGAACGCTACTTCGACCACGTCGGCGCGTTCTACGAGGAGGCTGTTGGTGAAGCGTTCGGCTCGACTGTGGAGTCATTCTTCTCGGATAGCTTCGAAGTGCCCATTCATCGCAATGCCTTCTATTGGAACGAGGGCCTTCTTCCACGCTTTCGCGAAGTCATGGGGTACGATCTCACGCCGTATCTTCCCGCGGTGTGGTGGCAAGTCGATGATATCTCTCCGAAGATTCGCTACGACGTAAACGCCTTTCTCGACCGCGCCGGATTTGAATCGTTCTTCGAGCCGTTCCTGAACTGGTGCGAACGCCACAACGTAAAGGGACGCATTCAACCCTATGGCTTCCCCACCGACAACATCGAAGGAGCGGGCAGAGCGCACATCCCGGAAATGGAAATCACGGCGGGAGAAAAGGACTGTGTGCCGTGGTTCGACACCCGCATTGGTCCGCGCGCGTACGTGGCGTCGGGCGCGCATCTCTACGGACGCAACATTGTCAGCGTGGAAGCGTATACCTATCTGCACTGGGAGTTGTACCGCGAGACGCTCGAAGAGCTGAAGATCGCGGGCGATGTCTTTCTGCAATCCGGCGCAAACCTCTTTTACAACTCGGGCTACTTGGGCACGCCCGAACGCAGCTTCGCGCCGTCGCGCGATTTCAATGCCGCGATTCATGTCGACCACACGAACATCTGGTGGCCGTATTACCCAGAACTGAGCCGCTACGTGGCCCGCAGTTGCCGCCTGCTTCGCGAAGGCAACCCCGTTGCGGACATCGCCGTCTATTCGCCGCTTGCCAACCAATGGACCGAGAACTGCCTCAACGCGCGCCGATGGACGCGCGACTTTCAGTGGGGTTCTCTGGGCGAACTGCTGTGGGCAAACGGCTATGCTTTCGATCTGCTTAACGACAACGTGCTGCAGAACCGCGCAGAGTTTGACGGACAGGAGTTGCGTATTGACGCGAATCGGTACCGCTTGCTCATCCTTCCCAATCTCCATTCGTTACCTCTGAGAACGTTGGAACGTATTCGTGACTACGTCGCCCAAGGCGGTATTGTCGTGGCGCTGGAACGTGTTCCGGAGACTTCAACCGGTTTCCGCGATTGGCAGACGCAGGATGCGAAGCTGCGCGAAATAGTGGGGGACCTCTTTGCATCCTCCGAAAAGCAGGACGGGCACGAGTTCGGCAAGGGCAGAACCTATCTGGTATGCCACGTACTCGATCGCACCGATCCGCTCGATAAGCGCAGCAGCGTGTTCGATCCGTTTGTGAATACGCTCCGCAAACACGTCGCGCCGGACATGGGCATCGATTTCGTCCGCGAGGAAATGCGCGAAAATGAAGGACTCCTGTTCAACCACCGCGCCTCAGACGACCGCGACATCTACTTTGTCGCGAACGTGCAGGACAGACCCGTCAACATGCCAGTTACGTTTCGTGTCGCGGGCAGCACGCCGTATCGGTGGAACCCGTGCGACGGCAGCGTTGGCCGTATTTGGGTCTATAAGTCACTCCCCGGCGCAACCGAAGTTCCGCTCCGGCTAGGTCCCTACGAATCGACATTCCTCGTGTTTGAGCGAGAAGAAGATACGACGCACGCTCTGTACTCGTCGTTCGATTCGGTTGAGAACATCACCGGCGGGTTGGCACAAGCGTGGACGTCGAGCAACGGCATGCACACCCTACAACTCGCGGCGGAGCCCGAACCCCGCCGCGTGCAGGTAGATGGTGTGCCTGCGCCATGGACCGTCGATGGCGTGTGGACAATGGTCCTGGAAGCGCCGGGGTTTCCGCTCGTGAAGAAGGACGTCATGCAGTTGGAATCGTGGACCGCACACAAGGACACAGAGCACTTCAGCGGCACGGGCACGTATTCCATCAACTTTACGCTAGCGGACGCATACGCGAACGATGACATGCGCCTGTGGCTGGACCTCGGACAGGTCGGCAATGTGGCTGAGGTCTCGCTGAATGGAAAACCCGTGGGCGTCCGTTGGTATCGCGGCCAGCGCCTCGACGTGACAACGGCTGCGCAAAAGGGTGACAATGCGCTGGTCATTCGCGTTACAAACACTCTCATCAACGCGATAACGGGACTGGATCGCATGCCGCCGGTACCGGATGAATTAGCGGTGCGGCTCGGCCAGGGATTGCACGACACGGATTCATCAACGCTGTCGCTGCTGAATTTTAAGCCGTTGCCGGTGTCTGGACTGATAGGTCCGGTTCGGATCATTCCAGAAAAATGTGTTCGGGTAACCGGTAGTAACACAGCCCAAAAGAGTAGATGATTGCGCGCCAGAGCGGCGCAATTTCCATGACTTGGAGACAGGAGCGAGCGATGCGAGATTTCAACCTGGAGGCTGCGACGTACGATTCGGTACCGGCCCGCGTCAAAATGGCGAGCGATGTGGCCGACGCGATTCTGGATACGGTTGCAGTGACGAAAGAAATGGATGTGCTCGACTTTGGCTGCGGCACCGGCCTGGTCTCGGTACGGTTGCACGATCAGGTGCGCTCCGTGACCTGCGCGGACAATGCGCCGGGCATGCTGGAAACGCTGGAGGCCAAAGTGCAGGCCAATGGCATCGAGAACATCAAGACACTGTACGTGGATATTACTTCCGGCGCGCGACTAGACGGGCGTTTCGATCTGGTTGTCAGTAACATGGCGTTTCATCACATCGAGGATATCGATGGGCTGCTCGCTCAGTTTGCTGACGTCCTCGTCAAAGGAGGCCATGCATGCGTGGCCGACCTTGACCTAGAGAATGGGAAATTTCATGCGGACAGTTCAGGTGTCTTTCATAATGGTTTCGACCGGGAAGCCATGCGTCACTCCTTTGAACGCGCCGGGTTTGAAGACGTGCATGTCCGCACCGCGGCGACGATGGAAAAGCCTGACGTAGATGGCAACCTGCGGGATTTCACGATATTCTTAACCAGTGGCCGTAAGAGAGACTGAACGTTGGGGGTGTACGATGACGGAGCAGATTTCTAGACGGACTTTTGTGAAGACCGGTGCAGCGGTGGCAGCGGGGGTTGCCGCGTCGTTGGCGTCGCCGCGCGCACACGGCGCGAACGAGCGTATCCGGCTTGGAATAGTTGGCACGGGCAACCGTGGCGGGCAGCTCATCAATATGACGCGGCCCAACGAAGACGTCGAGATTGTCGCGCTCTGCGACGTCTATCAAACGCACCTTGACAAGTGGAAGACGGAACTCGGCGGCAATGTGGCCACCTACAGCGACTTCCGGGAGCTGCTCGAGAACAAAGACATCGACGCGGTTATGGTCGCGACTCCCGAGCATTGGCACGCGATCATCATGATACAGGCCTGCAAAGCGGGCAAGGACGTCTACGTCGA of the Candidatus Hydrogenedentota bacterium genome contains:
- a CDS encoding NAD(P)H-dependent oxidoreductase, with protein sequence MKCFVVYWHSEPNSFNGAMFRTACNTLVQTGHAVKTSDLHAMGFNPISGRHNFTTVKDPDYFKQQLEEIYATEHDGFAPDIEEEIEKVEWCDLMIWQFPLWWFGLPGVFKGWVDRVFAMGRTYGMGHIYETGKFRGKRALLSLTTGGGAEHYVKGGFNGDIAAILRPIHRGMLQFTGFDVLAPHIVYGPVRLSDEDRARHLQEYAERLRHIEEEECIEVGAY
- a CDS encoding alkene reductase, with translation MSVLFDPVQLGDFHLPNRIVMAPLTRCRASEGRVPNALMAEYYAQRATAGLIISEATSVTPMGVGYPDTPGIWSQEQVEGWKSITKAVHEKGGRIILQLWHVGRISDPIYLNGELPVAPSAIAPSGHVSLVRPEKPFVTPRALELSEIPAIVEAYRKGAENAKAAGFDGVEIHGANGYLLDQFLQDSTNHRTDEYGGPIENRARLMLEVADAVVSVWGPGRVGMHIAPRGDAHSMGDSDPKSTFTYVARELGKRKLAFLCAREARREDSLGPQLKAAFGGAYIVNEGFTRASAEETINAGEADAVAFGKQFIANPDLVHRFKLDSLLNDPQPETFYGSGPVGYTDYPVLLPCASCV
- a CDS encoding metalloregulator ArsR/SmtB family transcription factor, whose product is MNVDEILKALANPARREILAWLKEPERHFADQTHPLKDGVCMGKIFERSDLSQSTVSTHLATLQRAGLVTATRMGQWIFYKRNEKTIKEFLSHMKGEL
- a CDS encoding class I SAM-dependent methyltransferase, which translates into the protein MTWRQERAMRDFNLEAATYDSVPARVKMASDVADAILDTVAVTKEMDVLDFGCGTGLVSVRLHDQVRSVTCADNAPGMLETLEAKVQANGIENIKTLYVDITSGARLDGRFDLVVSNMAFHHIEDIDGLLAQFADVLVKGGHACVADLDLENGKFHADSSGVFHNGFDREAMRHSFERAGFEDVHVRTAATMEKPDVDGNLRDFTIFLTSGRKRD